A single window of Cydia fagiglandana chromosome 25, ilCydFagi1.1, whole genome shotgun sequence DNA harbors:
- the LOC134677083 gene encoding androgen-dependent TFPI-regulating protein-like, protein MSRIHLRMAGYVVTLALHLSNGLYMRSCHTKELLEDPEIRTFVGVQWRFITTWTFLFQILYALIGLSCDWLTLKNSSNKKYKVPSFLTDTRDTLYSAIIWPSTFQVATLFWPFYLYNVQLVYPVFIDRVVTRLSNHIMHSFIIPIAVWEMVMRPQKKPQSEAKIVSLMSVYTIAYWAVLFYTYIEQDYWIYPIFKYVYGTIYLPLLICYSLLLLFINYKSQWIVIEFLYPSKKVNKKVK, encoded by the exons ATGTCCCGAATCCACCTGCGCATGGCCGGCTATGTGGTCACCCTAGCACTACACCTCTCAAATGGCTTGTATATGAGGAGTTGCCATACGAAAGAATTGCTGGAAGACCCTGAAATAAGGACTTTTGTTGGCGTCCAGTGGAGATTCATCACAACGTGGACtttt CTCTTTCAAATTCTGTACGCCCTCATCGGACTGAGCTGTGATTGGTTGACACTGAAAAACTCCTCGAACAAGAAATACAAAGTCCCGAGTTTCCTGACCGACACCAGGGACACCCTGTATTCCGCTATCATTTGGCCTTCCACTTTT CAAGTGGCAACCCTATTCTGGCCTTTCTATCTCTACAACGTGCAACTGGTGTACCCTGTCTTCATAGATAGGGTTGTCACCCGTTTATCCAATCATATAATGCACAGCTTTATAATACCAATAGCTGTATGGGAGATGGTGATGAGGCCACAGAAAAAACCTCAGAGCGAAGCGAAGATTGTTAGTTTAATGTCGGTGTATACCATAGCTTATTGGGCTGT ATTATTCTACACATACATCGAGCAAGATTACTGGATATATcctatatttaaatatgtatatggcACAATTTATTTACCATTACTTATATGCTATAGTTTActacttttatttataaattataagtcGCAATGGATTGTAATAGAGTTTTTGTATCCgtcaaaaaaagttaataaaaaagtgaaataa
- the LOC134677082 gene encoding androgen-dependent TFPI-regulating protein-like, with amino-acid sequence MSKLGYLRLLGYVTTLTMHIGNLVYVGMNLTEDVLEDKRVRIFGETRRRYFTCWTFFLHMIYAIVGLTCEILLIMNSNIKNYSLPKHLKGCRDTMFAALLWPASLLVFTVFWSLFLYDRSLIFPDFIDKVLTPTSNHIMHTAIVPTVLWEILLQPRFEPRSHVKNVAHLVVYMLVYLGVFIYTYIERGIWLYPIFKKLYGTIYFPVTMLIIFVLLLIFYRIQWRISYLIYGKEKTKKEKAKKIR; translated from the exons ATGTCGAAACTGGGCTACCTCCGATTGCTAGGTTACGTGACCACACTAACTATGCACATAGGCAATTTAGTGTACGTAGGAATGAATCTGACAGAAGATGTTCTGGAAGACAAGAGAGTAAGAATTTTTGGTGAGACGAGAAGAAGATATTTCACCTGCTGGACTTTC TTCCTTCACATGATATACGCCATAGTTGGGTTAACCTGCGAAATCTTGCTAATAATGAACAGTAATATAAAGAACTACAGCCTTCCCAAACACTTGAAAGGATGTAGAGATACTATGTTTGCCGCTCTACTATGGCCGGCTTCTCTG CTCGTGTTCACAGTATTCTGGTCCCTATTCCTATACGACCGAAGCCTCATTTTCCCTGACTTCATCGACAAGGTGCTCACGCCCACATCTAACCACATCATGCACACGGCGATCGTGCCGACGGTGCTGTGGGAGATATTGCTACAGCCGAGATTCGAACCCAGGTCCCATGTGAAGAATGTGGCGCATCTGGTTGTTTACATGTTGGTGTATTTGGGAgt GTTCATCTATACCTACATCGAGCGAGGTATATGGTTATACCCCATATTCAAGAAGTTATACGGAACGATATATTTCCCTGTAACTATGTTGATAATTTTCGttcttttattgatattttatcgCATTCAATGGAGAATTTCCTATTTAATCTATGGTAAGGAGAAAACGAAAAAAGAAAAGGCTAAAAAAATACGTTAA